One Cotesia glomerata isolate CgM1 linkage group LG8, MPM_Cglom_v2.3, whole genome shotgun sequence genomic window carries:
- the LOC123270654 gene encoding COP9 signalosome complex subunit 7, which translates to MTGSSTMTEPLVSTEKASNNPLEQFVLLAKSAKGAAALQLVKQAMEAPGVNVFGELLDMPNIIELKNGPHSAYWNTLNLFAYGTYKEYLENKDNLLELTPTQKKKLQHLTIVTLAEKSKCIPYSVLLTELGIDNVRELEDLIIEAVYADIINGKLDHKNSQLEVDYAGLGRDVKPGETGAVMQTLEAWGETCETVLACIEQQVNSANINKRNATSHKERIQQDITNIKKSLLAQAGGGGVQEADVAGGSSAAGSESTREAMSISTDLKKKPPKSKGIRDRSKFWKT; encoded by the exons ATGACTGGAAGCAGTACCATGACGGAGCCACTAGTCTCTACTGAAAAGGCGTCAAACAATCCACTGGAGCAATTCGTCCTTTTGGCAAAGTCAGCAAAAGGTGCAGCAGCGCTCCAGCTGGTCAAGCAGGCAATGGAGGCTCCAGGAGTGAATGTCTTCGGAGAGTTGCTGGACATGCCAAACATAATAGAGCTGAAGAACGGGCCACACAGCGCGTACTGGAACACTTTGAATTTGTTCGCGTATGGAACTTACAAAGAGTACCTGGAGAACAAGGACAACTTGCTGGAGCTTACTCCGACCCAGAAGAAGAAGCTCCAGCACTTGACCATCGTTACATTGGCTGAAAAGTCTAAGTGCATTCCGTACTCGGTTCTGCTTACGGAGCTCGGGATTGACAATGTAAGAGAGCTCGAGGACCTTATTATTGAAGCTGTCTACGCGGATATTATTAATGGCAAGCTGGATCACAAGAACTCCCAGCTGGAAGTCGACTATGCTGGACTCGGGCGCGATGTTAAGCCTGGAGAGACTGGAGCTGTCATGCAGACTCTTGAAGCTTGGGGCGAAACTTGTGAAACTGTCTTGGCTTGCATTGAACAGCAAGTTAACAGTGCTAATATCAACAAGCGCAATGCTACTAGTCATAAGGAACGCATTCAACAAGat atcacaaatattaaaaaatccttGCTGGCTCAAGCTGGAGGTGGAGGTGTCCAAGAAGCAGACGTAGCTGGTGGCAGTTCTGCTGCTGGAAGTGAATCCACCCGAGAAGCTATGTCTATTTCAacagacttaaaaaaaaagcccCCCAAGTCAAAAGGCATCCGTGACCGTAGTAAGTTCTGGAAGACctaa